Proteins from a genomic interval of Micromonospora sp. NBC_00389:
- a CDS encoding IS701 family transposase has translation MLDEAVTRVADRFVRAEPRRTAGQFVEGLLSAVERKTCWTLAERAGHADPQAMQRLLRTAVWDADAVRDDVRAWLIDQLGHPNAVLACDESGFLKKGLCSVGVQRQYTGTAGRVENSQVGVFLAYVSPLGRAMIDRRLYLPETTWCDRPERLTAAGVPDQVGFATKPALARQMIAAAVDAEIPFAWVTGDEVYGADPGLRADLEHCGIGYALAVGCDRRVAVNDGRTLIRVDDLAERIPTREWQPHSCGPGAKGPRDYLWAWITTATQPGEHRWLLIRRNRTTGELAFYLCWSPRPVPLHTLVTVAGSRWSIEELFQTGKGQVGLDHYQVRSWTGWHRFITLAMLALAILTILACRPTARHRPEDHRVDRRRDPPTPQRLRPRHIAPARAHPALVDLATNIPSPRPPIPLPTQTGQMTLEY, from the coding sequence ATCCTGGACGAGGCGGTGACGCGTGTCGCTGACCGGTTCGTACGGGCAGAGCCCCGTCGGACCGCTGGGCAGTTCGTGGAAGGACTGCTGTCGGCTGTGGAACGCAAGACCTGCTGGACCCTCGCGGAACGGGCAGGCCACGCTGATCCGCAGGCGATGCAGCGGCTGCTGCGCACGGCGGTGTGGGACGCCGACGCCGTCCGTGACGACGTTCGGGCCTGGCTGATCGATCAGCTCGGGCACCCCAACGCGGTGCTGGCCTGCGATGAGAGCGGGTTCTTGAAGAAGGGCCTGTGCTCGGTCGGGGTGCAGCGGCAGTACACGGGCACCGCCGGTCGTGTCGAGAACAGCCAGGTCGGGGTGTTCCTCGCCTACGTCTCGCCTCTCGGGCGGGCGATGATCGACCGCCGGCTCTACCTACCCGAGACGACCTGGTGCGACCGGCCTGAGCGTCTCACCGCCGCCGGCGTCCCCGACCAGGTCGGGTTCGCCACGAAGCCGGCCCTGGCCCGGCAGATGATCGCCGCCGCGGTGGACGCCGAAATCCCGTTCGCGTGGGTGACCGGCGACGAGGTCTACGGCGCCGACCCCGGCCTGCGCGCTGACCTCGAACACTGTGGGATCGGTTACGCGCTGGCCGTCGGCTGCGACCGACGCGTGGCGGTCAACGACGGCCGCACCCTCATCCGCGTCGACGACCTCGCCGAGCGGATACCCACCCGCGAATGGCAGCCCCACAGCTGCGGGCCGGGCGCGAAAGGACCCCGCGACTACCTGTGGGCCTGGATCACCACGGCCACCCAACCTGGTGAGCACCGGTGGCTGCTCATCCGCCGCAACCGCACCACCGGCGAACTGGCCTTCTACCTGTGCTGGTCACCCCGCCCCGTGCCGCTGCACACCCTCGTGACCGTCGCCGGCTCCCGCTGGAGCATCGAGGAGCTGTTCCAGACCGGCAAAGGCCAGGTCGGCCTGGACCACTACCAGGTCCGCAGTTGGACCGGCTGGCACCGATTCATCACCCTGGCCATGCTCGCCCTGGCCATCCTGACCATCCTCGCCTGTCGCCCAACAGCCCGACACCGACCCGAAGATCATCGCGTTGACCGTCGCCGAGATCCGCCGACTCCTCAACGCCTTCGTCCTCGCCACATCGCTCCCGCCAGAGCACACCCTGCACTGGTCGATCTGGCGACGAACATCCCAAGCCCGCGCCCGCCGATCCCACTACCAACGCAGACAGGCCAAATGACGTTGGAGTATTAG
- a CDS encoding transposase family protein, with the protein MLASASSPDTALLDQHGDIDAVGGLRERLALVTDPRSPRGLRHSLMSILLIVVCGLAADKDGYTAIEAWANDAPAVLLTVLGVRLLNH; encoded by the coding sequence GTGCTCGCGTCTGCATCATCACCCGACACCGCCCTGCTTGACCAGCATGGCGATATCGACGCGGTCGGCGGGTTGCGGGAGCGTCTCGCGCTGGTCACCGACCCGCGTTCTCCACGGGGCCTGCGGCACTCGCTGATGTCGATCCTGCTGATCGTGGTCTGTGGGCTCGCCGCAGACAAAGACGGCTACACCGCGATCGAGGCGTGGGCCAACGACGCTCCCGCCGTCCTGCTCACCGTGTTGGGCGTGCGCTTGCTGAACCACTGA
- a CDS encoding tartrate dehydrogenase, with protein sequence MNGERKIYRIGVIAGDGIGPEVVEATIPCVDAVADRFDFEMRWTHYDWGSQRYRRDGAMMPADGLDQLAGEEALLLGAVGAPDIPDHVTLWGLLIPIRRGFHQYVNLRPVRLLPGVPSPLLDPGDLNLMIVRENVEGEYSEVGGRYNRGRPEEAAVQQSVFTRQGISRVAAFAARLAQGRRGLVTSATKSNGIIHTMPFWDEVVAETVFGHRGVQLESLLIDALAARLILDPGRFDVIVASNLFGDILSDLAAALAGSIGVAPSANLNPEGDHPSMFEPVHGSAPDIAGQGSANPVGQLWAAAMMLDHLGETEAAKTLTEAFETTLAAGVRTRDLGGRASTLDFASEVERRCREEQRTDEQPASDGMVQPQDQR encoded by the coding sequence GTGAACGGCGAACGCAAGATCTATCGGATCGGCGTGATCGCGGGCGATGGCATCGGTCCTGAGGTGGTCGAGGCCACAATTCCCTGCGTCGATGCGGTCGCTGACCGCTTCGACTTCGAGATGCGGTGGACGCACTACGACTGGGGATCGCAGCGCTACCGGCGGGACGGGGCCATGATGCCCGCCGACGGTCTCGACCAGCTCGCCGGCGAGGAAGCGCTGCTCCTCGGCGCGGTTGGCGCGCCGGACATCCCGGATCACGTCACTCTGTGGGGGCTGCTGATCCCGATTCGGCGGGGGTTCCACCAGTACGTGAACTTGCGGCCGGTGCGGCTACTCCCCGGCGTCCCCTCTCCATTGCTCGACCCCGGGGACCTCAACCTCATGATCGTCCGGGAGAACGTGGAAGGGGAGTACTCGGAAGTCGGTGGCCGCTACAACCGCGGACGACCCGAGGAGGCCGCCGTTCAGCAGTCGGTCTTCACCCGGCAGGGCATCAGCCGAGTGGCCGCGTTCGCAGCCCGACTGGCCCAGGGACGCCGCGGGCTCGTCACCTCGGCCACCAAGTCCAACGGCATCATCCACACGATGCCGTTCTGGGACGAGGTGGTCGCGGAAACAGTGTTCGGCCACCGAGGCGTCCAGCTGGAGTCGCTGCTGATCGACGCGCTGGCCGCTAGACTGATCCTCGACCCGGGTCGCTTCGACGTGATTGTGGCGTCCAACCTATTCGGCGATATCCTCTCCGACCTCGCAGCCGCACTCGCCGGCTCGATCGGCGTTGCGCCAAGCGCCAACCTCAACCCCGAGGGCGACCATCCCTCGATGTTCGAGCCGGTACACGGCTCCGCGCCGGACATCGCCGGACAGGGCTCAGCCAACCCAGTCGGCCAACTCTGGGCCGCGGCCATGATGCTCGACCACCTCGGTGAGACGGAGGCGGCAAAGACGCTCACCGAGGCGTTCGAGACGACGCTGGCGGCCGGGGTGCGCACGCGAGATCTCGGCGGGCGCGCATCAACGCTGGACTTTGCGAGCGAGGTCGAGCGCCGCTGCCGAGAGGAACAGCGCACGGACGAGCAGCCTGCGTCAGACGGCATGGTCCAACCGCAAGACCAGAGGTAG
- a CDS encoding cyclase family protein — MVAATRLVTRGRVFSLALPFDGTGPQRGALRRFNPMQFMLRDGDDVYARDLAGRPRGHGASDDVILLASQGGTHWDALAHTFFDSTMWNGYDCRLVSSLGAERNDITNYRDRIVGRGVLIDLARAAGREWLAPGHAVTADDLDCALDAQGTRVGPGDIVLLRFGHVRMCRERGDWGDYAGGDAPGLALDTLDWIADRELAGVAADTWGVEVRPNEISYVNQPWHRVALPHMGLLVGEMFDLEALAADCAQDGVYEMLFTACPLPVTGSVGGPINPVAVK, encoded by the coding sequence GTGGTAGCGGCGACCCGGCTGGTCACCCGGGGCAGGGTCTTCTCCCTCGCGCTGCCCTTCGACGGCACCGGACCGCAACGGGGCGCGCTTCGGCGCTTCAACCCCATGCAGTTCATGCTCCGCGACGGCGACGACGTCTACGCCCGCGACCTCGCCGGCCGGCCGCGGGGGCACGGGGCCTCCGACGACGTCATACTGCTGGCCTCGCAGGGTGGCACACACTGGGACGCGCTTGCCCACACATTCTTTGACTCGACCATGTGGAACGGGTACGACTGCCGGTTGGTGTCCTCGCTGGGAGCCGAGCGCAACGACATCACCAACTACCGGGACCGCATCGTTGGCCGGGGCGTGCTCATCGACCTCGCAAGGGCGGCCGGGCGGGAGTGGTTGGCACCCGGACACGCGGTCACGGCCGACGACCTCGACTGCGCGCTCGATGCGCAGGGCACGCGCGTGGGGCCCGGCGACATTGTGCTGCTGCGCTTCGGCCACGTACGCATGTGCCGGGAGCGAGGCGACTGGGGTGACTACGCGGGCGGTGACGCGCCGGGCCTGGCCCTCGACACACTCGACTGGATCGCAGATCGCGAACTCGCCGGCGTCGCGGCGGACACCTGGGGGGTCGAGGTCCGGCCCAATGAGATCAGCTACGTTAACCAGCCGTGGCACCGCGTCGCTCTCCCCCACATGGGGCTGCTCGTGGGCGAGATGTTCGACCTTGAGGCGCTCGCGGCAGACTGCGCCCAGGACGGAGTCTACGAGATGCTCTTCACCGCCTGCCCCTTGCCGGTGACCGGCAGTGTGGGCGGCCCGATCAACCCGGTAGCCGTCAAGTGA
- a CDS encoding SDR family NAD(P)-dependent oxidoreductase — translation MSPFSWQDRVVLVTGSSSGIGASTARRFADAGAAIVINSATSVDAGEALARSLPTAVYVQADVSVPDQSVALVERAAAAFGRLDGLVNNAGTSRKIAHRDLGAVQLGDWMSVLDVNLLGTWEVTRAAVPALRASGGGSVVNVSSLAGVVVGGSSIPYAVSKAAVNHLTVLLAKALAPDIRVNAVAPGMTETPWTSEWVDEREKAARRSPGGRIATADEVADAIFSLASLTHTTGEILLVDGGAHL, via the coding sequence GTGAGCCCGTTCTCCTGGCAAGACAGGGTGGTGCTGGTGACCGGCTCGTCCAGCGGAATCGGCGCCTCCACGGCGCGCCGCTTCGCTGACGCCGGCGCGGCGATTGTCATCAACTCGGCAACATCGGTCGATGCCGGTGAGGCGCTGGCCCGATCCCTCCCCACTGCTGTATACGTCCAAGCCGACGTCTCGGTGCCGGATCAGTCGGTTGCGCTCGTTGAGCGGGCGGCCGCGGCCTTCGGCCGCCTCGACGGACTGGTCAACAACGCGGGGACGAGCCGCAAGATTGCCCACCGCGACCTCGGCGCGGTGCAGCTCGGCGACTGGATGTCGGTGTTGGACGTCAACCTGCTCGGCACGTGGGAGGTGACCAGGGCGGCCGTACCAGCACTGCGGGCGAGCGGCGGCGGCAGCGTGGTCAACGTCAGTTCGCTCGCGGGCGTGGTGGTCGGCGGCAGCTCGATTCCGTACGCCGTGTCGAAGGCTGCGGTGAACCACCTGACCGTCCTGCTGGCCAAGGCGCTCGCCCCCGACATCCGGGTGAACGCCGTGGCACCCGGCATGACGGAGACGCCGTGGACGAGTGAGTGGGTGGACGAGCGTGAGAAGGCGGCCCGCCGCTCGCCGGGCGGCCGCATCGCGACGGCCGACGAGGTCGCGGATGCGATCTTCTCCCTCGCCTCGCTGACCCACACCACCGGTGAGATCCTGCTGGTCGACGGGGGAGCGCACCTGTGA
- a CDS encoding acetyl-CoA acetyltransferase, translating into MSLRGKAAIVAAAEVDTFQSQGRSPVGLMGEATRRALAEVGLHKDDVDGLFTASSYYAMPALTVAEYLGLRPTYIDSTVVGGGSFISHVGHAAAAIEAGLCSVALITYGSTQRSDRGKLTSLAEWSPYEQPYGLIHPISSFGLIAQRHMHEFGTTSEQLAEVAVSARQWALKNPDAPYPTPLSVQDVLSSPMLSTPLHKLDCCLVTDGGAAIVVTSAERARDLTPKPIYVLGVGEAINHRNIVGMPDLTTTAAVDSGKRAFDMAGRGPADMDSAHIYDAFTISLMILLEDLGFVSKGEGGPFVESGAIAPGGSLPVNTNGGGLSYTHPGMLGMFLMTEAVRQLRGDAGDRQVPGARTSVVHGMGLALAAHATAVLSTDVEP; encoded by the coding sequence ATGAGCCTCCGCGGCAAGGCGGCCATCGTGGCGGCGGCCGAGGTCGACACGTTCCAGTCGCAGGGCCGTTCACCAGTCGGCCTGATGGGCGAGGCGACCCGGCGGGCACTCGCAGAGGTAGGGCTGCACAAGGATGACGTCGACGGGCTGTTTACGGCCTCCTCCTACTACGCGATGCCCGCGCTCACGGTGGCGGAGTACCTCGGCCTGCGCCCGACGTACATCGACTCGACGGTGGTTGGTGGCGGGTCGTTCATCTCCCACGTCGGCCATGCGGCGGCGGCCATCGAGGCAGGTCTCTGCTCAGTCGCGCTCATCACCTACGGCAGCACCCAGCGCTCCGACCGCGGCAAGCTGACCAGCCTCGCCGAGTGGTCGCCGTACGAGCAGCCGTACGGCTTGATCCACCCGATCAGCAGTTTTGGGCTCATCGCCCAGCGGCACATGCACGAGTTCGGCACCACCAGCGAGCAGTTGGCGGAGGTCGCGGTCTCTGCGCGCCAGTGGGCGCTGAAGAATCCGGACGCGCCCTACCCCACGCCATTGTCCGTGCAGGACGTGCTGTCCTCGCCGATGCTCTCGACGCCGCTGCACAAACTCGACTGCTGCCTGGTGACCGACGGCGGAGCGGCGATCGTCGTCACCTCGGCCGAGCGGGCCCGCGACCTGACGCCCAAGCCGATCTACGTGCTTGGCGTGGGCGAGGCAATCAACCACCGCAACATCGTCGGCATGCCGGACCTGACGACCACCGCCGCGGTCGACAGCGGTAAGCGGGCCTTCGACATGGCAGGCCGTGGGCCGGCCGACATGGACTCAGCGCACATCTACGACGCTTTCACCATCAGTTTGATGATCTTGCTCGAGGACCTCGGATTCGTGTCCAAGGGCGAGGGCGGGCCCTTCGTGGAGTCCGGGGCCATCGCGCCTGGCGGCAGCCTGCCGGTCAACACGAACGGCGGCGGCCTGAGCTACACCCACCCCGGCATGCTGGGCATGTTCCTCATGACCGAGGCGGTCCGCCAGCTACGCGGGGACGCGGGCGACCGCCAGGTGCCCGGCGCGCGCACATCGGTCGTCCACGGCATGGGCCTGGCACTGGCTGCGCACGCCACTGCGGTGCTCTCGACGGATGTGGAGCCGTGA
- a CDS encoding Zn-ribbon domain-containing OB-fold protein yields the protein MTDRPTPTPRGEENIYFEEARAHRLAFQQCESCGARVFYPRTVCPVCLSDRLSLRQAAGTGTVHSFTTLHRAGHPGLADRVPYTVVLVDLDEGVRVLADLVVSPEADVPWIGMPVQAVFDEVTPELTLPRFQATAGAR from the coding sequence GTGACCGACCGGCCTACCCCCACGCCGCGCGGCGAGGAGAACATCTACTTCGAGGAGGCGCGCGCGCACCGGCTCGCGTTCCAGCAATGCGAGAGTTGCGGGGCGCGTGTCTTCTACCCCCGCACAGTCTGCCCCGTCTGCCTCTCCGACCGGCTCAGCCTCCGGCAGGCGGCCGGTACGGGCACGGTGCACTCGTTCACAACGCTGCACCGCGCCGGGCATCCCGGTCTGGCCGACCGGGTGCCCTACACCGTCGTGCTCGTCGACCTTGACGAGGGCGTGCGCGTGCTCGCCGACCTGGTGGTCTCGCCGGAGGCAGACGTGCCATGGATCGGGATGCCCGTACAGGCGGTCTTCGACGAGGTGACGCCCGAGCTCACCTTGCCGCGCTTCCAGGCCACGGCAGGTGCCCGATGA